The Pseudodesulfovibrio sp. zrk46 genome contains a region encoding:
- a CDS encoding transporter substrate-binding domain-containing protein: protein MQTPLRLIILVLFTAVIALPWKPAQAQDPLRIATEGAYPPFNEVDKDGKLVGFDVDIAMALCEAMGTTCTLESVAWDNLLPELNAGKFDVIVASMAKTPEREEHAIFTDYYYRSRSMFVGTPSTLFFQTREGVKGMKLAAQEGTVQEQYLRDNFEGSASIVTAPDMKDCFDMLHKGEVDAVLSDSLTIFDFLQSDKGKRFDFIGNPLPADDPSSEACIAVAKSKPQLAAQINSALREIRFNGTYDRINLKYFPFSIY from the coding sequence ATGCAAACGCCCCTTCGGCTGATCATTCTCGTCCTGTTCACTGCCGTAATAGCCCTGCCGTGGAAACCGGCACAGGCCCAGGATCCGCTGCGCATTGCCACCGAGGGAGCATACCCGCCATTCAATGAAGTGGACAAGGACGGCAAGCTCGTCGGATTCGACGTTGACATAGCAATGGCCCTGTGTGAGGCCATGGGCACCACCTGCACCCTTGAGTCGGTTGCCTGGGATAACCTGTTGCCGGAACTGAATGCCGGGAAATTCGATGTCATCGTGGCCAGCATGGCCAAGACCCCTGAAAGAGAAGAACACGCCATCTTCACAGACTATTACTACCGCTCTCGCTCCATGTTCGTCGGCACACCATCCACACTGTTCTTCCAGACCCGCGAAGGTGTCAAAGGCATGAAGCTGGCCGCCCAGGAAGGAACGGTTCAGGAGCAATATCTTCGTGATAATTTTGAAGGGTCTGCCTCCATTGTCACTGCTCCGGACATGAAGGACTGCTTTGACATGCTCCACAAAGGCGAGGTGGATGCGGTCCTCTCTGACAGCCTGACCATTTTCGATTTCCTTCAATCCGACAAAGGGAAGCGATTCGATTTCATCGGCAATCCTTTGCCCGCAGATGATCCGTCCAGTGAGGCGTGCATTGCAGTGGCAAAGAGCAAGCCGCAACTGGCGGCACAGATCAACAGCGCCCTCAGGGAGATTCGTTTCAACGGCACCTATGACCGGATCAATCTGAAGTATTTCCCCTTCTCCATTTACTAG